A part of Ziziphus jujuba cultivar Dongzao chromosome 8, ASM3175591v1 genomic DNA contains:
- the LOC107414919 gene encoding uncharacterized protein LOC107414919, with the protein MRLFAAAKRFLFAIDMSPTPPHHHPIINGHDSFSTLPDLFITAISVCFLFSSSTRPFLSRTNLISFPLCPRRFLKIPTMSRRNPHRQFASPQSLSEWLKPRLPSDSFASWGVKPGTKNVHNLWLELSEGETSLADSAPPVRTVQVVTVRIIGKDNRVLIESHQELSDGSVRNRGRPLSEKMKPVEDLESAVIRAVREELGSIMKGSGFDDSGDVDIVKVVQGSYRKKVEERNSVSYPGLPACYILHSVDACVEGLPDGDFCTEEEEEYRNCETSGVANEAVSVKKHFWKWVSADSLES; encoded by the coding sequence ATGAGACTATTTGCAGCAGCAAAAAGATTCCTTTTCGCCATTGACATGTCACCAACGCCGCCACACCACCACCCAATCATCAACGGCCACGACAGTTTCTCAACCCTGCCTGATCTCTTCATCACGGCCATCTCCGTATGCTTCCTCTTCTCTTCATCCACCAGACCTTTCCTCTCCAGGACTAATTTGATCTCTTTCCCTCTCTGCCCTCGTCGATTTCTCAAAATCCCCACCATGTCCCGCCGCAATCCCCACCGTCAATTCGCTTCGCCGCAGTCTCTCTCCGAATGGCTCAAACCCCGATTGCCCTCCGATTCTTTTGCCTCTTGGGGTGTCAAACCCGGCACCAAAAACGTCCACAATCTCTGGCTTGAGCTATCGGAAGGTGAAACCTCTCTCGCCGATTCAGCCCCTCCGGTTCGAACGGTCCAAGTCGTCACCGTCCGAATAATCGGGAAAGATAATCGGGTTTTGATCGAATCCCACCAAGAGCTATCGGATGGTAGTGTGAGGAATCGGGGCCGACCTTTATCGGAGAAGATGAAGCCCGTTGAAGACCTTGAATCGGCGGTGATTCGGGCGGTTCGGGAAGAGCTAGGTTCCATAATGAAGGGTTCGGGTTTCGATGATTCCGGTGATGTTGACATTGTGAAGGTGGTTCAGGGATCGTATAGAAAGAAAGTGGAGGAGCGGAATTCGGTGTCGTATCCGGGTCTTCCGgcttgttatatattgcattcGGTGGACGCTTGCGTGGAGGGTTTGCCGGACGGAGATTTTTGcacggaggaggaggaggagtatAGAAATTGTGAAACTTCTGGGGTTGCCAATGAAGCTGTGTCTGTAAAGAAGCATTTTTGGAAATGGGTTAGTGCCGATTCGCTTGAATCATGA